The Geomonas agri genome contains the following window.
ATTGCCGAGGGAAGGTTCGAGGCCATGGTCCGCACCATCATCGCCGAAATCCCCATGGTCTCCAACTGGGGGAGCAACTTCTACCGGCTGTCAACCCACGCCATGCGCGACGTGCGCATCGCCATCTACCGCAGGGACGCCCGCGCAGCCCTGGAGGCGGCTGAACGCTACCTGCGCCAGTTCCCTTACGAGGCCCAGCGCTGCCATCCCCTGGACGCGGTCTGCTTCCACCCCTTCGACGAGGCGTGGTTCCGCTCCCTGCCCATCATTCTGCAAGGGGCGGCCCTGGTGGCGCACCTCTCCTTCGCGCGGGAATCCCTTACCGCTGCCGATGCACCGTTCCGCGTGCTCGCCGAATTGACCGCACGCCCCGACTCTCCACCGTTTTTGCTCGACGTCTTCTGCCTTGAACTTTTATCGCGGGATCGCGCCGCCGCCGCCGAAGCTGCCGCTGCCGAGCGCTGCAGCTCGACACAGATCTCCGTGCTCGCCTGCTGTGCGCTGCAGCGCGGACTCTACGACCGCTCCGTGGAGTTGTTCCGTGCCGCGCTGGCAGCTCTGCGCAAAGAGACCGGCAAGAGAAAGGTGTACCTCGATAACGGCACCGGTCCCTTTTTCATCCTGGCCCTCCTCGCCGCGCGGGACTCTAAACAGCTCGAGGAAGCGGCTGAACTTTGCAGCTTCATCACGGCAAAGAGGGAGTGGCTGGACCAGGAGGTGTACCACGTCCTGCAGGGGGTGATCGCAGAGCGGCAGGGAGGGCGCAGCAGCAAGGAGTTCCAGGAGGCGTCGCTGCAGCGCTCACCGCAAAGCCCGCTCCACGCCCTATTCCGGTTGATGGCCTTGTACTGGTGCGCCAGTGATCAGCGCGCGGCAGAGGCGCGCAAGCTCGCTACCCTGGTACAGCGGTTAAAGGATTCGGGGCATAGCTGGATCGCCCGCGAAATCGAACAGACCGCCACTGCGGATGCTGCCGAACCCGCCCCTGACAAGGTGCCGATTCCCTTGTACCGCGCCCTCGCTCCGGTCGAATCGTGGCAAAGCGCCATCTCCGCGCTGCTGCGCCTGAATAACGACGAGGCGGTGGACTCGGACGGGCCCCAGTCTCGCCTGATCTGGCATTTCGAGGAATTGCGCGGCTTTTTCCAGATCACGCCACGGGAACAGAAGCAGGCGCCTAACGGCAAATGGAGCGCCGGACGCAACGTCTCGCTTAAACGGCTGGTGGAAGAGGTAGAGAGCCTCGACTACCTGAGCGCGCAGGACCGGCTCCTCTGTGGCTGCATCAAAAAGGAGCGTGGCGCCGGCTACTATAACCGCGACAGCTACGTGCTGGACCAGGACCAGGCGGTGCCGCTCATGATCGGCCACCCGCAGGTCTATCTCGACGCCGCCGCATCGGTCCGGCTCGAACTGGTTCACGGCGAGCCCGAACTGCAACTCACCACCGAGGGGGAGTTCCTGCACATGCAGTTCTTTCCCCCATTCCAGCAGGACCACAAGCTCTACCTACAGAAGGAGACCCCGACCCGGATCAAGGTCTACCAGGCCAAGAGCGAGTACAAGAAGATCGCCGCCATCATCGGCGCGGGCCTCAAGCTTCCCGCCCGGGCCAAGGACCAGGCCCTGGCGGCGATAAATTCACTGGCATCGGTCCTCACGGTGCACTCCGACATCGGCGTCGATTCCATCGCACAGGTCCCCGGCGACGCCACGCCGCACGTTCACCTGCTCCCCTACCAGGCCGGACTGCGCTTGCAGCTTTTGGTGCGTCCCTTCTCCGATGCCGGTCCCTATTTCCGGCCGGGCACGGGTGGAGAGACCGTGCTCGCCGAAGTAGAGGGGAAACGGCTGCAGTGCAGGCGGGACCTGAAGCTTGAAGAGGAACGCGCCGCGGCCGCCGTCTTCCAGCTCACCGCGCTCGCAGAGAGCGAGGAAAACGACGGTGAGTGGCTGGTGCCCGGAACGGAGGGCGCGCTGGAGCTTTTGATGCAGCTGCAGTCGCTGGGGGAATCGGCCCGGGTCTCTTGGCCGCAGGGGGCGCGCTTCAAGATAAAACAGATGGTTACTCCCGGACAGTGCAAGCTTTCCGTGAGGCAGGCGAAGGACTATTTCGAACTGGCGGGTGAGGTCAAGATTAACGAGGAACTGGTGCTCGACCTGCGCCAACTGGTGGATCTCGCGCGCAACGCGCAGGGGCGCTTCGTCGAACTGGGTGACGGCGAATTCATCGCCCTCTCCTCGCAACTGCGGCGCTACCTCGACGACCTGGCCGCCTGCGCCGACCCCAGCGGTTCCGCCTTCCGCTTCCATCCTCTTGCCTCTACCCTCTTCGAGGATTTCGCCGCCGAGGCTGGAGAATTCCAGGCCGACCGCTACTGGCGCGACCAGGTGCAAAGGCTGCGCGAGGCGGACTCGTTCCGGCCCCAGTTGCCGGGCACCTTGCAGGCCGACTTGCGCGGCTACCAGGTGGAGGGTTTCAACTGGCTGAACCGACTCGCCTACTGGGGCGTAGGCGCCTGCCTGGCCGACGACATGGGCTTGGGCAAGACCGTCCAAGCCCTGGCCCAGGTTCTCAGCATGGCCCCGCACGGCCCGTCCCTGGTGGTCGCCCCCACCTCGGTCTGCCTCAACTGGGAGAGTGAGACTGCCCGCTTTGCACCCACCCTGAACAGCATCGTCTATGGCGGGCCCAAGCGGTCAGAACTGCTGCATGGGCTAAAGCCGTTCGACCTGGTCATCTGCAGCTACGGACTGCTGCAGCAGGACGCGGAACTGCTGGAGGCGGTCTCGTGGCAGGCCATCGTCCTCGACGAGGCACAGGCCATCAAGAACATGGCGACCAAGCGGAGTCAGGCCGCCATGAAGCTGCGGGGGAAATTCAAGATGGTGGCCACGGGAACCCCCATAGAAAACCACTTGGGCGAACTGTGGAACGTGTTCCGCTTCATCAACCCGGGGCTGCTCGGTTCCCTGAAACAGTTCAACGTCAGGTACGCCTCTCCCATCGAAAAGAGCGAGGACAAGAAGGCGCGCCAGCGCCTCAAGCGTCTGATCCACCCCTTCATCCTGCGCCGTACCAAGAACCAGGTGCTCGAGGAACTCCCGCCCAGGACCGAGATCACCATACCGGTAGAACTGGGGATGGAGGAAGCCGCCCTCTACGAGGCGATCAGGAAGAGCGCACTGGACAACCTGGCCGGCGTCGACAAGGTAGAGGGTAAGGCCGAAATGCACATGAAGATCCTTGCGGAAATCATGAAGTTGCGCCGCGCCTGCTGCAACCCGCGCCTGGTGCTCCCCGACAGCGCCATTCCCAGTGCCAAGCTGGCCTCATTCGCGGAGATCGTCGAGGAATTGAGGGAGAACCGTCACAAGGCACTGGTTTTCAGCCAGTTCGTGGGGCACCTCGAGGTCCTCCGCAACTACCTCGATCGCACCAGTATCCCCTACCAGTACCTGGACGGCAGCACCCCGGCGCCGGAACGCAAAGTGCGCGTCGACGCCTTCCAGGCCGGCTCGGGCGACCTGTTCCTGATCAGCCTCAAGGCGGGCGGCGTGGGACTCAACCTGACCGCCGCCGATTACGTCATCCACATGGATCCGTGGTGGAACCCCGCAGTCGAGGACCAGGCCTCCGACCGCGCCCACCGCATCGGTCAGCAGCGCCCGGTCACCATCTACCGCCTGGTAGCCAAGGGGAGCATCGAGGAAAAGATCGTCGGTCTGCACCAGCAAAAGCGCGGCCTCGCCGACAGCCTGCTCGACGAAAGCGACCTGTCTGGGAAGGTGAGCGTAGAGGAACTCCTGGCACTGTTGCGCATCGGGCCCTAGCTCGGCGCTCGCCGCTGACAACGGCCACTCACCATCCAACACGCATCCACGTCTTCCCATTCTCCTGCCATCGCATATAATCAAAGTGTTCCTCACTACTGATACGAGGCAACTACCTTGAGTTACTTCAACCAGGCGCATAACAGGATCAGGACCATCGACCTTACGTTCTCGGCAGCGTTGCTGCTGCTGACCGTGATGCTGTTCCTGTCGTACTACATCCGCGCCGAGCTGTCACAGTCGAACAAACTCACTGATCATACCTATGAAGTGATCATGTCTGTCGATACGTTGAGCAACTCGCTCTTGCAGGCGGAAAGCAGCAGGCGCGGGTACATCCTGACCGGCAACGTGCAGCAGAAATCGCGCTGTGAATTTTACGCCCAGCAGGCGCTGGAAAACTTGAAGGAAGTGAAAGAACTCACCAATGACAACCGGAACCAGCAGCAGCGGCTGGCCAGGCTGGGTGAGGAGATAACCAGGAAGCTCACAATTTTCCGGCTCTCCATCTCACAATATGACAGAAGCGGGTTCAGGGGACCGCAACAGGCGCAACTGACCGAAGAAGGCACTTCCTTGATGACCTCGGTACGCAGCGGGATCGACGAGATCAAGAACCAGGAAAAATCGCTGCTGGGCGAACGGCGCAACAAGGAGCACACCACCCTCCTCATCCTCACCATCGTCTTTCTCTCGGGAATCTCTATCGCCATCATCCTGTTAAGCCTCAGCTACTACATCGCCCGCCACGAGTCGCGCAGCCACCTCATCGCCGCCGATGACCTGCAGGCCGCCAACAGGGACATCTCCGACCTAAGCAGCATGACCCAGTTGCTGCAATCCTGCTCCAATTTCGACGAGGCACGCGGCATTCTTTCCTGCTACGGGGAAAAGTTTTTCCCCAAGGGCTCGGGAGGGATTTACCTGATCAATCCGTCAAGAACGCTGATGACCGACGTCGCGATCTGGGGTGCCGCAGACCGAAGGCCGTTCACTCCTGATCAATGCTGGGCTATGAGGCTCGGGCAGTCACATCTGAGCGCCGCGGTTTCCGATGTGCAATGCCAGCACGTCGAGGAGGCGATTCATTCGGCCCATCTGTGCATCCCGCTGGCGGCACACCATGAGACGCTGGGGATCCTCTCCCTTAGCTTTCCGCCGAAGGCAGAACCAGAACAAATCGACAAAAAGCGGCTGAAAGCGACGGCATTCGCGGAACAGGTCGCCCTCGCCATTCGCAGCCTGCAGTTGCGCGAACAACTGCGCGAACTTTCCATTCGCGACCCGTTGACCGGCCTATTGAACCGGCGCCACATGGAAGAGTCGTTGTTGCGGGAGATCAGCCGCGCCACCAGGACCAAGCAGCCGCTCAGCGTGGTCATGATCGACGTGGATCATTTCAAGAATTTCAATGACACTTTCGGTCACGAGGCAGGCGACCACGTCCTGAAGGAAGTTGGCCATTTGCTGCAGAAGAACGTCCGCGACAGCGACATCGCCTGCCGTTTCGGAGGCGAAGAGTTCACCCTGATACTCCCGGACGCGGACTGTGAAATGGCCCTGGAGATCTGCAACCGTTTCAGGGCAGCGGTAAAAGGGCTGCAACTGTTCATGGGAAGACAGCACCTGGGGCACATCACCATCTCCGCCGGGATCTCAGTGTTCCCGTCCGACGGCGACACTATACAGCAGTTGCTGGCCGCCGCCGACGAGGCGCTGTACGAGGCGAAGGAAAAAGGGCGCGACCGGGTCATAGGAAGTTGCACCTCCCCGGCGAGAAATGCCGACGGTGAGTAGGGAACCTAACCCTTCTGCCGACGGTGTTACGCTAGCGGCATTACTTATTGAATCCCCTGCTACAAGCAACCGGACTGGCC
Protein-coding sequences here:
- a CDS encoding DEAD/DEAH box helicase: MTQTTSPHPQPHDLLAHCTPEQSALVQLLSVIHAPVSKHVLLNIVKKTGIPAPPGQSYTGMVLGALLEDLKNQNLIRHTGEGISCCPEIAHAATLQAIAEGRFEAMVRTIIAEIPMVSNWGSNFYRLSTHAMRDVRIAIYRRDARAALEAAERYLRQFPYEAQRCHPLDAVCFHPFDEAWFRSLPIILQGAALVAHLSFARESLTAADAPFRVLAELTARPDSPPFLLDVFCLELLSRDRAAAAEAAAAERCSSTQISVLACCALQRGLYDRSVELFRAALAALRKETGKRKVYLDNGTGPFFILALLAARDSKQLEEAAELCSFITAKREWLDQEVYHVLQGVIAERQGGRSSKEFQEASLQRSPQSPLHALFRLMALYWCASDQRAAEARKLATLVQRLKDSGHSWIAREIEQTATADAAEPAPDKVPIPLYRALAPVESWQSAISALLRLNNDEAVDSDGPQSRLIWHFEELRGFFQITPREQKQAPNGKWSAGRNVSLKRLVEEVESLDYLSAQDRLLCGCIKKERGAGYYNRDSYVLDQDQAVPLMIGHPQVYLDAAASVRLELVHGEPELQLTTEGEFLHMQFFPPFQQDHKLYLQKETPTRIKVYQAKSEYKKIAAIIGAGLKLPARAKDQALAAINSLASVLTVHSDIGVDSIAQVPGDATPHVHLLPYQAGLRLQLLVRPFSDAGPYFRPGTGGETVLAEVEGKRLQCRRDLKLEEERAAAAVFQLTALAESEENDGEWLVPGTEGALELLMQLQSLGESARVSWPQGARFKIKQMVTPGQCKLSVRQAKDYFELAGEVKINEELVLDLRQLVDLARNAQGRFVELGDGEFIALSSQLRRYLDDLAACADPSGSAFRFHPLASTLFEDFAAEAGEFQADRYWRDQVQRLREADSFRPQLPGTLQADLRGYQVEGFNWLNRLAYWGVGACLADDMGLGKTVQALAQVLSMAPHGPSLVVAPTSVCLNWESETARFAPTLNSIVYGGPKRSELLHGLKPFDLVICSYGLLQQDAELLEAVSWQAIVLDEAQAIKNMATKRSQAAMKLRGKFKMVATGTPIENHLGELWNVFRFINPGLLGSLKQFNVRYASPIEKSEDKKARQRLKRLIHPFILRRTKNQVLEELPPRTEITIPVELGMEEAALYEAIRKSALDNLAGVDKVEGKAEMHMKILAEIMKLRRACCNPRLVLPDSAIPSAKLASFAEIVEELRENRHKALVFSQFVGHLEVLRNYLDRTSIPYQYLDGSTPAPERKVRVDAFQAGSGDLFLISLKAGGVGLNLTAADYVIHMDPWWNPAVEDQASDRAHRIGQQRPVTIYRLVAKGSIEEKIVGLHQQKRGLADSLLDESDLSGKVSVEELLALLRIGP
- a CDS encoding diguanylate cyclase codes for the protein MSYFNQAHNRIRTIDLTFSAALLLLTVMLFLSYYIRAELSQSNKLTDHTYEVIMSVDTLSNSLLQAESSRRGYILTGNVQQKSRCEFYAQQALENLKEVKELTNDNRNQQQRLARLGEEITRKLTIFRLSISQYDRSGFRGPQQAQLTEEGTSLMTSVRSGIDEIKNQEKSLLGERRNKEHTTLLILTIVFLSGISIAIILLSLSYYIARHESRSHLIAADDLQAANRDISDLSSMTQLLQSCSNFDEARGILSCYGEKFFPKGSGGIYLINPSRTLMTDVAIWGAADRRPFTPDQCWAMRLGQSHLSAAVSDVQCQHVEEAIHSAHLCIPLAAHHETLGILSLSFPPKAEPEQIDKKRLKATAFAEQVALAIRSLQLREQLRELSIRDPLTGLLNRRHMEESLLREISRATRTKQPLSVVMIDVDHFKNFNDTFGHEAGDHVLKEVGHLLQKNVRDSDIACRFGGEEFTLILPDADCEMALEICNRFRAAVKGLQLFMGRQHLGHITISAGISVFPSDGDTIQQLLAAADEALYEAKEKGRDRVIGSCTSPARNADGE